ACACGTGCTGAAGCCAAAGCCGCCTTCAACAACGACATAGTTTACATGGAGAAATTCCTAGAAAACCCACGCCACGTTGAAGTGCAAGTGATTGCCGATGGTCAAGGCGGCGCGATTCACCTCGGTGAACGTGATTGCTCTATGCAGCGTCGTCACCAAAAAGTGGTGGAAGAAGCACCAGCGCCGGGCATCACAGAAGAAATGCGTAAGTACATCGGTGAACGTTGTACCCGTGCGTGTCTCGAAATCGGCTATCGTGGCGCAGGTACTTTCGAGTTCCTGTACGAAAACGGCGAGTTCTACTTCATCGAAATGAACACTCGTATTCAGGTAGAACACCCAGTGACAGAAATGGTCACCGGTGTTGATCTCATCAAAGAGCAGCTACGTGTTGCCGCTGGCCAACCGCTGTCGTTCACACAGAACGACATCAAGATCCGTGGCCATGCGATTGAGTGTCGTATCAACGCCGAAGATCCTGAGCGCTTCCTGCCGTCACCAGGCAAGATCGAGCGTTTCCACTCGCCAGGCGGCATGGGCGTTCGTTGGGAATCGCACATCTACACGGGTTACACAGTGCCACCGCACTACGACTCGATGATCGGCAAACTCATCACTTACGGTGAGAACCGCGATGTAGCGATTGCACGCATGCGCAATGCTCTCGGTGAAATGATCATTGAAGGCATCAAGACCAATATTTCGCTGCAAGTGAGCATCATGAACGACGAAAACTTCCAACATGGTGGGGCAAACATCCACTACCTTGAGAAGAAGCTCGGACTTCAGCACTAAGTCAGCACTCGAATGATGATGCCCACCTCGGTGGGCATTTTTCGTTTCATCGCAAAGTCTGCTAAACTCTGCGCCAAATTTATACATCGAGAGTACCCACTCATGCCTTGGATTCAAATCAAACTCAATGCGACCAATGAAAACGCTGAGCAAATCGGCGACATGCTTATGGAAGAAACTGGCGCGCTGTCCGTAACCTTCTTGGATGCTCACGATACGCCGGTATTCGAGCCTCTGCCCGGTGAAACTCGCCTATGGGGTGATACAGACGTCCTAGCGCTGTACGATGCCGAAGCGGACACTCAGCTCATCATGTCGCAGATTAGAGCCAGCAAGATGCTGGTCGACGGCTTTGCCTACAAAGTGGAGCAGCTTGAAGACAAAGATTGGGAACGCGAGTGGATGGACAACTTCCACCCCATGAAGTTTGGTGAGCGTCTGTGGATCTGCCCAAGCTGGCGCGACATTCCTGATCCAAGCGCAGTCAACGTGATGCTCGATCCGGGCCTCGCCTTTGGTACGGGGACTCACCCAACCACCGCGTTGTGCCTGCAGTGGCTAGAAAGCCTCGATCTAAGCGGCAAGACAGTAATCGACTTTGGCTGTGGTTCAGGCATCCTCGCGATCGCCGCGATCAAACTCGGCGCAGAAAAAGTCATCGGCATCGACATTGATCCTCAAGCACTACTCGCCTCAAAAGATAACGCTCAGCGCAATGGCGTGGCAGAACAACTTGAGGTTTATCTGCCACAAGATCAACCAGAAGGTCTGCTGGCCGATGTGGTGGTGGCCAACATTTTAGCCGCGCCGCTGCGTGAACTTTCGTCGATCATCACAGGGCTGGTCAAGCCAAATGGACTGTTGGCGATGTCCGGCGTTTTGGACACACAAGCAGAAGATGTGGCGAATCACTATCGTGACGCGTTTCACATTGATCCGATTGTTGAGCAGAGCGAATGGTGTCGCATCTCGGGTCGCAAGCTAGGCTAGATAAGACTTTCAGGGATAATTGTTTGAATTTTATACAAATTACAAAAACAATTACTCAATGCTCAAATATTAGTCTTTTCACGCAGAAAAAAAATGCGTAAAATGCGCGCCCTTGCTGGTATGAAGCTGTGAAGACGTTTTGAAAATCGGAAACCACCAACTTAAGAACAATCTGATCGTCGCCCCCATGGCGGGTGTCACCGACAGACCCTTTCGCGAGTTGTGTTTGCGATACGGAGCGGGAATGGCCGTCAGTGAAATGATGTCCTCCAACCCCGCTTTGTGGAAAACCGCTAAATCACAAAATCGCATGGTGCATGAAGGCGAATCGGGCATTCGCTCAGTACAGATTGCTGGAAGTGATCCACAGCTCATGGCAGATGCT
The Vibrio navarrensis DNA segment above includes these coding regions:
- the accC gene encoding acetyl-CoA carboxylase biotin carboxylase subunit — encoded protein: MLDKVVIANRGEIALRILRACKELGIKTVAVHSTADRDLKHVLLADETVCIGPAKGIDSYLNIPRIISAAEVTGAVAIHPGYGFLSENADFAEQVERSGFIFVGPKAETIRIMGDKVSAITAMKKAGVPCVPGSDGPLDNDEVKNKAHAKRIGYPVIIKASGGGGGRGMRVVRKEADLVQAIAMTRAEAKAAFNNDIVYMEKFLENPRHVEVQVIADGQGGAIHLGERDCSMQRRHQKVVEEAPAPGITEEMRKYIGERCTRACLEIGYRGAGTFEFLYENGEFYFIEMNTRIQVEHPVTEMVTGVDLIKEQLRVAAGQPLSFTQNDIKIRGHAIECRINAEDPERFLPSPGKIERFHSPGGMGVRWESHIYTGYTVPPHYDSMIGKLITYGENRDVAIARMRNALGEMIIEGIKTNISLQVSIMNDENFQHGGANIHYLEKKLGLQH
- the prmA gene encoding 50S ribosomal protein L11 methyltransferase, producing the protein MPWIQIKLNATNENAEQIGDMLMEETGALSVTFLDAHDTPVFEPLPGETRLWGDTDVLALYDAEADTQLIMSQIRASKMLVDGFAYKVEQLEDKDWEREWMDNFHPMKFGERLWICPSWRDIPDPSAVNVMLDPGLAFGTGTHPTTALCLQWLESLDLSGKTVIDFGCGSGILAIAAIKLGAEKVIGIDIDPQALLASKDNAQRNGVAEQLEVYLPQDQPEGLLADVVVANILAAPLRELSSIITGLVKPNGLLAMSGVLDTQAEDVANHYRDAFHIDPIVEQSEWCRISGRKLG